In one window of Rhodanobacter sp. FDAARGOS 1247 DNA:
- a CDS encoding cytochrome c — protein MALVFALSASAAMAQDAKPETAAPAAASTAAAAPAAPAVAAAEAPAKPGDATAGQAKAAVCGACHGMDGNSADAQYPKLAGQSEQYIVRQLTDFKAGKRQNPIMMGMAAPLSTQDMHDVGAYFASKTALPGVADQALVEHGQTLFRQGDSTRGIPACMACHSIDGRGNPGAMYPQLTSQHAQYIEATLKSWHDGTTWGDDAHAQIMPAIAKQLTPDDIAALASYIEGLHSADSQPAATP, from the coding sequence ATGGCCCTCGTGTTCGCGCTGTCCGCCAGCGCCGCGATGGCTCAAGATGCCAAGCCGGAGACCGCGGCCCCCGCTGCCGCCAGCACCGCCGCTGCAGCGCCTGCCGCACCGGCCGTCGCCGCTGCTGAAGCCCCGGCCAAGCCGGGCGACGCCACCGCGGGCCAGGCCAAGGCCGCCGTCTGCGGCGCCTGCCACGGCATGGACGGCAATTCCGCCGACGCGCAGTACCCGAAGCTGGCCGGCCAGAGCGAGCAGTACATCGTGCGCCAGCTGACCGACTTCAAGGCGGGCAAGCGCCAGAACCCGATCATGATGGGCATGGCCGCGCCGCTGTCGACCCAGGACATGCACGACGTGGGCGCCTACTTCGCCAGCAAGACGGCCCTGCCGGGCGTGGCCGACCAGGCCCTGGTCGAGCATGGCCAGACGCTGTTCCGCCAGGGCGATTCGACCCGTGGCATCCCGGCCTGCATGGCCTGCCACAGCATCGACGGCCGCGGCAATCCGGGTGCGATGTATCCGCAGCTGACCAGCCAGCACGCGCAGTACATCGAGGCGACGCTGAAGTCCTGGCACGACGGCACCACCTGGGGTGACGACGCGCACGCGCAGATCATGCCGGCGATCGCCAAGCAGCTGACCCCCGACGACATCGCCGCCCTGGCCAGCTACATCGAAGGCCTGCACAGCGCCGACAGCCAGCCGGCCGCCACTCCCTGA
- a CDS encoding thiol:disulfide interchange protein DsbA/DsbL, whose translation MFQRFACSRVLILLAGLLLATACTAKSGAVDPYTDGAEYVTLPAPHQRYSSEGKVEVVEVFSYGCIHCAHFAPVADALAKQFPKGVEFKLLPAPFSAEWVPFARAFYAAKQLGVLDRTHLALFQAKFEQHYPINSMNELADFYARAGVDRAAFMQAATSTQTTDQMKSDLALIQKWQVDGTPTIVINGKYRVAAVHSYDEMVAVTQWLVKRELAGK comes from the coding sequence ATGTTCCAGCGATTCGCCTGTTCCCGCGTCCTGATCCTGCTTGCCGGCCTGCTGCTGGCCACCGCCTGCACCGCGAAATCCGGTGCGGTGGACCCGTACACCGACGGCGCCGAGTACGTCACCCTGCCCGCCCCGCACCAGCGCTACAGCAGCGAGGGCAAGGTGGAAGTGGTCGAGGTGTTCTCGTATGGCTGCATCCATTGCGCCCACTTCGCGCCGGTGGCCGATGCACTGGCCAAACAGTTCCCCAAGGGCGTGGAGTTCAAGCTGCTGCCGGCGCCGTTCAGTGCCGAATGGGTGCCGTTTGCCCGGGCGTTCTACGCGGCCAAGCAGCTGGGCGTGCTGGATCGCACGCACCTGGCCCTGTTCCAGGCGAAGTTCGAACAGCACTATCCGATCAACTCGATGAACGAACTGGCCGACTTCTACGCCCGCGCGGGTGTCGATCGCGCCGCGTTCATGCAGGCGGCCACGTCGACCCAGACCACCGACCAGATGAAGAGCGACCTCGCCCTGATCCAGAAGTGGCAGGTCGATGGCACGCCGACCATCGTGATCAACGGCAAGTACCGCGTCGCCGCGGTGCACTCCTATGACGAGATGGTCGCCGTCACGCAGTGGCTGGTGAAGCGCGAGCTGGCCGGCAAGTAA
- a CDS encoding thiol:disulfide interchange protein DsbA/DsbL, producing MLKRLPFLCAALLALAACSHDSNSGSPAAEASAPAVTSTAPASAVSSPATAAAASTAAAPASSATVAPAQAPAEAATPAVAAAPFVDTGKWVEGKNYFRIDPAQPTSHPGKIEVTEVFSYGCPACNAFHSTVDRIAKSLPSDAVMNYLAASFRPDENWPMYQRAFYTAQALGVVDKSHDAMYDAVWKSKELSTYNATSSGLKPHEAWPTIEDAAKFYAKYGVDPKEFVAVANSFSVNTQMKRADDLMKAYGVDSTPTMIVNGKYRFTANSAGGYAQSIELTLWLVSKEAAGK from the coding sequence ATGTTGAAGCGTCTGCCGTTCCTGTGTGCCGCCCTGCTCGCGCTTGCCGCCTGCAGCCATGACAGCAACAGCGGCAGCCCCGCCGCCGAGGCCAGCGCTCCGGCCGTCACCAGCACGGCGCCGGCCAGCGCCGTGAGCAGCCCCGCCACGGCCGCGGCCGCCAGCACCGCCGCGGCGCCCGCCAGCAGTGCGACCGTCGCGCCGGCCCAGGCTCCCGCCGAAGCGGCAACGCCGGCGGTGGCCGCCGCGCCGTTCGTGGACACCGGCAAGTGGGTCGAGGGCAAGAACTACTTCCGCATCGATCCGGCGCAGCCGACCAGCCACCCCGGCAAGATCGAGGTGACCGAGGTGTTCTCCTACGGCTGCCCCGCCTGCAACGCCTTCCATTCCACCGTCGACCGCATCGCCAAGAGCCTGCCGTCGGACGCGGTGATGAACTATCTCGCTGCCTCGTTCCGTCCCGACGAAAACTGGCCGATGTACCAGCGCGCGTTCTACACCGCGCAGGCGCTGGGCGTGGTCGACAAGAGCCACGACGCGATGTACGACGCGGTGTGGAAGAGCAAGGAACTGTCGACCTACAACGCCACCTCGAGCGGGCTGAAGCCGCACGAGGCGTGGCCCACGATCGAGGACGCGGCGAAGTTCTACGCCAAGTACGGCGTCGACCCGAAGGAATTCGTCGCCGTCGCCAACTCGTTCAGCGTCAACACCCAGATGAAGCGCGCCGACGACCTGATGAAGGCCTACGGCGTGGACAGCACGCCGACCATGATCGTCAACGGCAAATACCGCTTCACGGCGAATTCCGCGGGCGGTTACGCACAGTCGATCGAGCTGACCCTGTGGCTGGTGTCGAAGGAAGCGGCCGGCAAGTAG
- a CDS encoding glycoside hydrolase family 17, translated as MGPVKLSRFIHAFTGIGMSPAASPVFRRVWPAWLALVVMALAAAWWWWAIGRPVALPDAPSARIACVSYAPFRRAGETPLDPTAHISAERIDADLAALSQRFDCVRTYSQGQGLSAVPAIAERHGMKVLMGIWLGGDAKANAEQVRLGIATANKYPQVLRGVIVGNEVLLRGDLPASQLAVYLKQVREAVTVPVTYADVWEFWLRHPELAGSVDYLTIHILPYWEDQPVSPERAVQHVADVYAKVQQAFPGRAVMIGETGWPSAGRPRQAASASVVNEARYLREFLRYAATVHMPYNVIEAFDQPWKRAQEGTVGGYWGIFDAQARPKFAMQGPVVEEPHWWAGWLAGVAGAGVFLLVGAWRRRWRGARGWLALTLAGAASGGALAWQFRQMWYACRDAWEWTVSLGACVLALLTALRLARWIAARLCGMTPPLPRPWWRLGWLFALAFYGLLLVVDGRYRDFPLGLFLLPCAGYALSGWLSDRRAPLMPLLEERFLACVLPLPAALVLLQESGLTYVAWLWLGVNLLLVVPVWSAWRQAVRLQPDQA; from the coding sequence GTGGGCCCTGTTAAGCTGTCGCGCTTCATCCACGCCTTTACCGGGATCGGCATGTCGCCAGCTGCTTCGCCTGTTTTCCGTCGCGTCTGGCCGGCGTGGCTCGCGCTGGTGGTGATGGCACTGGCCGCCGCGTGGTGGTGGTGGGCGATCGGTCGACCGGTGGCCTTGCCGGATGCGCCGTCGGCGCGCATCGCCTGCGTGTCGTATGCGCCGTTTCGTCGTGCCGGCGAGACGCCACTGGACCCGACGGCGCACATCAGCGCCGAGCGCATCGATGCCGATCTTGCCGCGTTGTCGCAGCGCTTCGATTGCGTGCGCACGTATTCGCAAGGGCAGGGGCTGAGCGCGGTGCCGGCGATCGCCGAACGCCATGGCATGAAGGTGCTGATGGGCATCTGGCTGGGCGGCGACGCGAAGGCGAACGCCGAGCAGGTGCGGCTGGGCATCGCCACTGCAAACAAGTATCCGCAGGTGCTGCGCGGGGTGATCGTGGGCAACGAGGTGCTGTTGCGTGGCGATCTGCCGGCCAGCCAGTTGGCCGTCTATCTGAAACAGGTGCGCGAGGCGGTCACGGTGCCGGTGACCTACGCCGACGTGTGGGAGTTCTGGTTGCGCCATCCCGAGCTGGCCGGCTCGGTGGACTACCTGACCATCCACATCCTGCCGTACTGGGAAGACCAGCCGGTGTCACCCGAGCGGGCGGTGCAGCATGTGGCCGACGTCTATGCGAAGGTGCAGCAGGCGTTTCCCGGCCGCGCCGTGATGATCGGCGAGACCGGCTGGCCCAGCGCTGGCCGCCCGCGCCAGGCGGCCAGCGCCAGCGTGGTCAACGAGGCCCGCTACCTGCGCGAATTCCTGCGCTACGCGGCCACCGTGCACATGCCGTACAACGTGATCGAAGCGTTCGACCAGCCGTGGAAACGTGCCCAGGAAGGCACCGTGGGCGGCTACTGGGGCATCTTCGATGCGCAGGCGCGGCCGAAGTTCGCGATGCAGGGGCCGGTGGTGGAAGAGCCGCACTGGTGGGCGGGCTGGCTGGCCGGCGTGGCCGGCGCCGGCGTGTTCCTGCTGGTCGGTGCGTGGCGTCGTCGCTGGCGCGGAGCGCGTGGCTGGCTGGCCCTGACGCTGGCCGGCGCGGCCAGCGGCGGCGCGCTGGCCTGGCAGTTCCGGCAGATGTGGTACGCCTGTCGCGACGCGTGGGAATGGACGGTGTCGCTGGGCGCCTGCGTGCTGGCGCTGCTTACCGCGCTGCGCCTGGCGCGCTGGATCGCCGCGCGCCTGTGCGGGATGACGCCGCCGCTGCCGCGGCCGTGGTGGCGACTGGGCTGGCTGTTCGCGCTGGCCTTCTATGGCCTGTTGCTGGTGGTCGACGGGCGCTACCGGGATTTTCCGCTGGGCCTGTTCCTGTTGCCCTGCGCCGGCTACGCGCTGTCCGGCTGGCTGTCCGATCGTCGCGCGCCGCTGATGCCGTTGCTGGAGGAGCGCTTCCTGGCCTGCGTGCTGCCCTTGCCGGCGGCGCTGGTGCTGCTGCAGGAATCCGGCCTCACGTATGTGGCTTGGCTATGGCTGGGTGTGAACCTGCTGCTGGTCGTGCCGGTGTGGTCGGCGTGGCGGCAGGCCGTCCGCCTGCAGCCTGATCAGGCGTAG
- a CDS encoding sulfotransferase, with translation MVAMQVHPLLLGRTAGLPAAARQRYDEATVAMARRELDAAGAALADVLAMAPDFVEAQRLQGLVAHIRGDHAGAVAILRRALVTEPDNALLHMNLGMSLYSGGEFATAFSSLRRACELAPDFPPAWFSLGRAFQQQGRTAGAITALHRAVDLAPDDPVMRSLLAEAQASLGAVAAACANYREALRHEPDHAEAWLGLARLQVEPFSKDDLARLKQAMQRPGTSPQARVMLGFALARCLEDQGDYHAAFRTLRKANGQKRKLVSWNAAAVSARIARIRAAFAQPPGEVEDPRLGEQVVFIAGLPRSGGGLLRRVLAGHAQVDASERPQHLRAVIEEESRRRQREFPQWTIGATPADWARLGRDYLARAVRAQEDKRCFIDQSDQDWHLMGAAMAMLPGARLVDCRRDPLENCLSCYRQLFSSCNEFSYDLDELASFWRDYDGLCAHWQQLHRGRVFVHEHESLLADPPLQLHRLLNFLGLDEDPACLDVHANRRQGAAGNTARLREPLRWQEPRAPRYRGKLDRLRVLLGLL, from the coding sequence ATGGTGGCAATGCAGGTTCATCCGCTGCTGCTCGGCCGCACTGCCGGCCTGCCGGCGGCGGCGCGCCAGCGCTACGACGAGGCCACGGTGGCGATGGCGCGTCGCGAGCTGGACGCCGCTGGCGCGGCGCTGGCCGACGTGCTGGCGATGGCGCCGGATTTTGTCGAGGCGCAGCGCCTGCAGGGGCTGGTGGCGCATATCCGTGGCGACCATGCCGGGGCGGTGGCGATCCTGCGGCGGGCGCTGGTCACGGAGCCGGACAACGCGCTGCTGCACATGAACCTGGGCATGTCGCTGTACAGCGGGGGCGAATTCGCCACCGCGTTTTCGTCCTTGCGCCGTGCCTGCGAACTGGCTCCCGATTTTCCGCCGGCATGGTTCAGCCTGGGCCGTGCATTCCAGCAGCAGGGGCGTACGGCCGGTGCGATCACGGCGCTGCATCGGGCGGTGGACCTCGCCCCCGACGACCCGGTGATGCGCAGCCTGCTGGCCGAGGCCCAGGCCAGCCTGGGTGCGGTGGCCGCCGCGTGCGCGAATTATCGCGAGGCCTTGCGGCATGAACCGGATCACGCCGAGGCGTGGCTCGGCCTGGCCCGGTTGCAGGTCGAGCCGTTTTCGAAGGATGACCTGGCCCGCCTGAAACAGGCGATGCAACGTCCCGGCACGTCGCCACAGGCGCGCGTGATGCTGGGCTTCGCGCTGGCCCGCTGCCTGGAGGACCAGGGCGACTACCATGCCGCGTTTCGCACGCTGCGCAAGGCCAATGGACAGAAGCGCAAGCTGGTGAGCTGGAACGCGGCGGCGGTGTCCGCCCGGATCGCGCGCATCCGCGCGGCCTTCGCCCAGCCGCCGGGCGAGGTCGAGGATCCGCGGCTGGGCGAGCAGGTCGTCTTCATCGCGGGGCTGCCGCGCTCGGGCGGCGGCCTGCTGCGGCGCGTGCTTGCCGGTCATGCCCAGGTGGACGCGAGCGAGCGGCCGCAGCATCTGCGCGCCGTGATCGAGGAAGAATCGAGGCGCCGGCAGCGGGAATTTCCCCAGTGGACCATCGGGGCCACGCCGGCGGACTGGGCGCGGCTTGGCCGCGACTATCTGGCGCGGGCCGTGCGCGCGCAGGAAGACAAGCGCTGCTTCATCGACCAGAGCGACCAGGACTGGCACCTGATGGGCGCGGCGATGGCCATGCTGCCCGGCGCGCGACTGGTGGATTGCCGTCGCGATCCGCTGGAGAACTGCCTGAGCTGCTATCGCCAGTTGTTCTCGTCCTGCAACGAGTTCAGCTACGACCTCGACGAACTGGCGAGTTTCTGGCGCGACTACGACGGACTCTGCGCGCACTGGCAGCAGTTGCATCGCGGGCGCGTGTTCGTGCATGAGCACGAATCGCTGCTGGCCGATCCGCCGTTGCAACTGCATCGCCTGCTGAACTTCCTCGGGCTCGATGAGGACCCGGCCTGCCTGGACGTCCATGCCAACCGGCGCCAGGGCGCGGCCGGCAACACCGCGCGGCTGCGCGAGCCGTTGCGCTGGCAGGAGCCGCGGGCGCCACGCTACCGCGGCAAGCTGGATCGGCTGCGGGTGTTGCTGGGCCTGCTGTGA
- the yihA gene encoding ribosome biogenesis GTP-binding protein YihA/YsxC, which produces MSNPLQGAQFVLAAHRISQLPVDQGAEVAFAGRSNAGKSSALNALTNHKGLARTSKTPGRTQQMVAFSLPPHRDAQERPAPDLRLIDLPGYGYAKVPLDMREHWKQEIDAYLHQRRSLRGLVLIVDIRHPLKEFDRLMLQFCFDTQLPCHVLLTKADKISRGQAAQALAALRKQFAAENLSATAQVFSSSAGTGVEEARQAVMDLLAQPREGAHQDRER; this is translated from the coding sequence ATGTCGAATCCCCTCCAGGGCGCGCAATTCGTGCTCGCCGCCCATCGCATCAGCCAGCTTCCCGTCGACCAGGGCGCGGAAGTCGCCTTCGCCGGCCGTTCCAACGCGGGCAAGTCCAGCGCGTTGAACGCGCTGACCAACCACAAGGGACTGGCACGCACCTCTAAGACGCCAGGGCGCACCCAGCAGATGGTGGCCTTCAGCCTGCCGCCGCACAGGGATGCGCAGGAGCGACCGGCCCCCGACCTGCGCCTGATCGACCTGCCCGGCTACGGCTACGCCAAGGTGCCGCTGGACATGCGCGAGCACTGGAAGCAGGAGATCGACGCCTACCTGCACCAGCGCCGCAGCCTGCGCGGGCTGGTGCTGATCGTGGACATCCGCCATCCGCTGAAGGAATTCGACCGGCTGATGCTGCAGTTCTGCTTCGACACCCAGCTGCCGTGCCACGTGCTGCTGACCAAGGCGGACAAGATCTCGCGGGGCCAGGCGGCGCAGGCACTGGCCGCGTTGCGCAAGCAGTTCGCCGCCGAAAACCTGTCCGCCACCGCCCAGGTGTTTTCCTCGTCTGCCGGCACCGGGGTGGAGGAGGCGCGGCAGGCGGTGATGGACTTGCTGGCGCAGCCGCGCGAAGGCGCACATCAGGACCGCGAGCGCTGA
- a CDS encoding endonuclease/exonuclease/phosphatase family protein, whose translation MTRASVSTAPAERHLRLLSCNILAGASVQRYRQYVTRSLSAVLPGRSKMDNLDRLAEVLAQFDVVGLQEADAGSLRSGFLNQTRYLAETSGLPFWSHQPNRAMARLAHSANGLISRLEPHSVTDYPLPSRIPGRGALLAQFGEGDNALAVMIAHLSLSAQARARQLGFIAELLQDFPHAVLMGDLNAEPGSAEMKHLFARSTLQPPAQPTPTFPSWKPRRALDHILTSPAITLEKTWALPQAFSDHLPLAAEIRLPAHVGGKASAKRSR comes from the coding sequence ATGACTCGCGCCTCCGTTTCCACCGCCCCTGCCGAGCGCCACCTGCGCCTGCTGAGCTGCAACATCCTGGCCGGCGCCAGCGTGCAGCGCTATCGCCAGTACGTGACGCGCAGCCTCAGTGCGGTGCTGCCCGGGCGCAGCAAGATGGACAACCTCGACCGGCTCGCCGAAGTGCTGGCGCAGTTCGACGTGGTCGGCCTGCAGGAAGCCGATGCGGGCAGCCTGCGTTCGGGTTTCCTCAACCAGACCCGCTACCTCGCCGAAACCTCCGGTCTGCCGTTCTGGAGCCATCAGCCCAACCGGGCGATGGCGCGGCTGGCGCATTCGGCGAACGGGCTGATCAGCCGGCTCGAACCGCATTCGGTGACGGACTACCCGCTGCCCAGCCGCATCCCGGGCCGCGGCGCCCTGCTGGCCCAGTTCGGTGAAGGCGACAACGCGCTGGCGGTGATGATCGCCCACCTGTCGCTGAGCGCGCAGGCGCGCGCGCGCCAGCTGGGCTTCATCGCCGAGCTGCTGCAGGATTTCCCCCATGCGGTGCTGATGGGCGATCTCAACGCCGAGCCCGGCAGCGCCGAGATGAAGCATCTTTTCGCCAGGTCCACCTTGCAGCCGCCAGCCCAGCCCACGCCCACCTTCCCCAGCTGGAAGCCGCGGCGGGCGCTGGATCACATCCTCACCTCGCCGGCGATCACGCTGGAGAAAACCTGGGCCTTGCCGCAGGCGTTCTCCGATCACCTGCCGCTGGCGGCGGAGATCCGCCTGCCGGCGCACGTCGGCGGCAAGGCCTCGGCGAAGCGCAGCCGATGA
- a CDS encoding transglycosylase SLT domain-containing protein — protein sequence MFSFASSRRVPLAWLALAGAWLLTGSTALAATPDAAQRVAFKQAYAVAQQGGDGWRQFAGNLHDYPLYPYLAAAALQHDIQQVDRASVEAYLAQYPDWIPAADLRRAFLLELARRQDWSGFLALYQPGLGDTLSCDALQAKLAGGGKLDFQRDLAELWTRANLPGACDPVLDAAHDQGLLTDARLWTRIDRAADAGQAGTIASLASWLPASEQPAAQQLATALRDPAAAVADAKNWPDGTRQRHAVTLALTRLARRQSDSADAAWQQLQSRFTLSEAQRNRILQTLALFRATDFDDDALARLIALPAAAQTDSTREWRVRVALARQDWSAALAGIEAMPASQQQDGEWQYFRGRALAALGRADEARRQFAEQADQPTFFGFMSADRLDQPYAICPLTLADDPQREQQLLAMPGLVRAFELYAVDLPKLARREWTRALQGSDVATQRIAADMANRRGWYDRAVFTLSSGDALRLYDLRFPLASQDGLVPQAEQAGIEPAWAYGILRAESAWMSDAHSGADARGLMQLLPETAALVARRNGLDWAGGDSLYDPATNIALGTRYLAQMAARFNGSPWLASAAYNAGPNKVDQWLAARGTLPTDLFVASIPYKETREYVARVMAFSVIYDWRLDGHTVVPLATRMEAIGQPYSLPGNGTPRREVSCPAPTTAPTTAPASAASVSR from the coding sequence ATGTTTTCATTCGCTTCGTCGCGGCGCGTGCCGCTGGCCTGGCTGGCGCTGGCCGGCGCCTGGCTGCTCACCGGCTCGACCGCACTGGCCGCCACGCCCGACGCCGCGCAACGCGTCGCCTTCAAGCAGGCGTACGCCGTCGCCCAGCAGGGCGGCGACGGCTGGCGCCAGTTTGCCGGCAACCTGCACGACTACCCCTTGTATCCGTACCTGGCTGCGGCGGCGCTGCAGCACGACATCCAGCAGGTCGACCGCGCCAGCGTGGAAGCCTATCTCGCGCAGTATCCGGACTGGATACCCGCGGCCGACCTGCGCCGCGCGTTCCTGCTGGAGCTGGCGCGCCGGCAGGACTGGAGCGGCTTTCTTGCGCTGTACCAGCCCGGCCTCGGCGACACGCTCAGCTGCGACGCGCTGCAGGCGAAACTCGCCGGCGGCGGCAAGCTGGATTTCCAGCGCGACCTGGCCGAACTGTGGACCCGCGCCAACCTGCCCGGTGCCTGCGATCCGGTGCTCGACGCCGCGCACGACCAGGGCCTGCTCACCGACGCACGGCTGTGGACACGGATCGATCGCGCGGCCGACGCCGGCCAGGCCGGCACCATCGCCAGCCTGGCCAGCTGGCTGCCTGCCAGCGAACAGCCCGCCGCGCAGCAACTGGCCACCGCGCTGCGTGATCCGGCTGCCGCGGTCGCTGACGCGAAGAACTGGCCCGACGGCACGCGCCAGCGCCACGCCGTCACGCTGGCGCTGACCCGGCTGGCCCGACGCCAGAGCGACAGCGCCGACGCCGCGTGGCAGCAGCTGCAATCGCGCTTCACGCTGAGCGAGGCCCAGCGCAACCGCATCCTGCAGACCCTGGCGCTGTTCCGCGCCACCGACTTCGACGACGATGCCCTGGCCCGGCTGATCGCGCTGCCCGCCGCCGCGCAGACCGACAGCACCCGCGAATGGCGCGTGCGCGTGGCGCTGGCCCGGCAGGACTGGAGCGCGGCGCTGGCGGGCATCGAGGCGATGCCTGCCAGCCAGCAGCAGGATGGCGAATGGCAATACTTCCGCGGCCGCGCGCTGGCCGCGCTGGGCCGCGCCGACGAAGCCCGGCGGCAGTTCGCCGAGCAGGCCGACCAGCCGACCTTCTTCGGCTTCATGTCGGCGGACCGGCTCGACCAGCCGTACGCGATCTGCCCGCTGACCCTGGCCGACGACCCGCAGCGCGAACAGCAGCTGCTGGCGATGCCGGGGCTGGTGCGCGCGTTCGAGCTGTACGCGGTGGACCTGCCGAAACTGGCCCGGCGCGAATGGACACGCGCCCTGCAGGGCAGCGACGTGGCCACGCAGAGGATCGCCGCCGACATGGCCAACCGCCGCGGCTGGTACGACCGCGCCGTATTCACCCTGAGCAGCGGCGATGCCCTGCGCCTGTATGACCTGCGCTTCCCGCTGGCCAGCCAGGACGGCCTGGTGCCGCAGGCCGAGCAGGCCGGCATCGAACCGGCCTGGGCCTACGGCATCCTGCGCGCGGAAAGCGCGTGGATGAGCGACGCGCATTCCGGCGCCGATGCGCGCGGCCTGATGCAGTTACTGCCGGAGACCGCCGCGCTGGTGGCCAGGCGCAACGGACTGGACTGGGCCGGCGGCGACAGCCTGTACGACCCGGCCACCAACATCGCGCTGGGCACCCGTTACCTGGCGCAGATGGCGGCGCGCTTCAACGGCTCGCCATGGCTGGCCAGCGCCGCCTACAACGCCGGCCCGAACAAGGTCGACCAGTGGCTGGCCGCCCGCGGCACCCTGCCCACCGATCTGTTCGTGGCCAGCATTCCCTACAAGGAAACCCGCGAGTACGTGGCCCGAGTGATGGCCTTCAGCGTGATCTACGACTGGCGTCTGGACGGCCATACGGTGGTGCCGCTGGCCACCCGCATGGAGGCGATCGGCCAGCCCTACAGCCTGCCCGGCAATGGCACGCCACGCCGCGAAGTAAGCTGCCCGGCGCCGACCACCGCGCCGACGACGGCCCCGGCCAGCGCCGCCAGCGTTTCTCGCTGA
- a CDS encoding complex I NDUFA9 subunit family protein: MAAQQLVILGGTGFLGQQLVPRLAADGHRIVLLSRDRERHRALAVLPGVSVRNADIYDDAVLRRQLAGADAAINLVGILNQGGRHSFQRTHVELTRRLIAACHDSGVGRLHQMSSLKAGQGLSQYLKTRGEAEALVRASALDWTIYQPSVIFGRGDGLVSRFAALLRNMPALPLARAQSRLAPTWVGDVAEAIASCVNHERLGRQRSFELYGPDVLSLGEIVRRIRDAAGLRTPIVALPDSLGQLQAQFAELLPGKPFSLDNFRSLRTDSVGKVDGYAALGITPQPLAPWLPVLLGEPARQRRLAAARSLRR, from the coding sequence ATGGCCGCACAGCAACTCGTCATCCTCGGTGGCACCGGCTTCCTCGGCCAGCAGCTGGTCCCGCGACTGGCCGCCGACGGCCATCGCATCGTGCTGCTCAGTCGCGATCGCGAGCGGCATCGCGCACTCGCCGTGCTGCCGGGCGTGAGCGTGCGCAACGCCGACATCTACGATGACGCCGTGCTGCGTCGCCAACTGGCAGGCGCCGATGCGGCCATCAACCTGGTCGGCATTCTCAACCAGGGTGGTCGACACAGCTTTCAGCGCACCCACGTCGAACTGACCCGGCGGCTGATCGCCGCCTGCCACGACAGCGGCGTCGGACGCCTGCACCAGATGAGTTCGCTGAAAGCCGGCCAGGGCCTGTCGCAATACCTGAAGACGCGCGGCGAAGCCGAAGCCTTGGTCAGGGCTTCGGCGCTGGACTGGACGATCTACCAGCCCAGCGTGATCTTCGGCCGCGGCGACGGCCTGGTCAGCCGCTTCGCCGCGCTGCTGCGGAACATGCCGGCGCTGCCGCTGGCGCGCGCGCAGTCGCGCCTGGCGCCGACCTGGGTCGGTGACGTGGCGGAGGCGATCGCCAGCTGCGTGAACCACGAGCGCCTGGGCCGGCAGCGCAGCTTCGAGTTGTACGGCCCCGACGTGCTCAGCCTGGGCGAGATCGTGCGCCGCATCCGCGATGCCGCGGGCCTGCGCACGCCGATCGTCGCCCTGCCCGACAGCCTCGGCCAGTTGCAGGCGCAGTTCGCCGAGCTGTTGCCGGGCAAGCCGTTTTCACTGGACAACTTCCGTTCGCTGCGCACCGATTCGGTGGGCAAGGTGGATGGCTACGCCGCCCTCGGCATCACGCCCCAGCCGCTGGCGCCGTGGCTGCCGGTGCTGCTGGGCGAACCGGCGCGGCAACGCCGGCTGGCCGCGGCGCGGTCGCTGCGGCGCTGA